The stretch of DNA gtacTTTATATTGATTACTGACTTTGATggttgattttggtgtacaCGTAGTATAACTCATTAATTTATTTGGAGATCAAGTATTTCTACAAATCTTTATTCAAAAACCTTTTATATATTACTATGATGTTTTTTGCATCTGCATGTTATAGAATATTCAATTCATGAGAggataataattaaaatgatgagacattttaattgattaattaaactacttaacataatattttaatGGAAGGAGTTACCAAAGGGATGTGTGGTTAATAGCGATCACCGGCATGCTTAAGGACAGAGAAGTTGAAGCATTGTCGATATGAATCCCAGTGAAGGCCAACAACATCACCCTTTTTCaactcccttcttctcacaAACTCTTTGTTCCATTTCCCAATCAAAACATAGCTCTTGAAAGAAGCCCAACGCTTCAGAATAAGATAGTGCATCGACATGGTATCAACATCCCAAACCCTAATTGGGGTTCCCATGCCGCACGAAGCTTCTCTTTGCGCTTCCATGCTTAGCACCGGAACCATCAGGTTCTCCAGCAAATTCGACCCGAAGAGGAGTCGGTTCAGCTTCCCGAGGTCGCTCGTCGTCAGCTTTTTCTTGATCTTCCATGGATTGTCGTAAAGCTCCAATGATGTTGAACACCCCCACCTGGTGAAGCAGCTTTTCTTGGGATTTCTTTGGTTTGGTTCCTTTCTTGCTTTCAAATTTCTTGATCCACCATGATTGGTAGCTTTGCTTTGCTGGAAGCTACTAGAAATCAAAGATAATTCTAGAGAAATGTGAAGAAGATTAGGGTTTGTTATTTGGTGAAGCATGTGTGAATGTTAATTTGGGGGAGTACGTAAGTTTGAAGAGAGaaacaattatataaataaaaagctATGATTCATATTTTCCAAACAGCATAATATATATATGGTAGGAGTTTCCAAAAAGGCTAAGATAGAATAAAGTGATAAGACATTCTTGCCATTAATAATGGAATGACGAAAATTCTTTTTTGatgaattttacaaatgaaattaaagtattttttaaatttctcaaaaaacaaaaaataaaagtatccttttagttaatttttaaagaattgGAAAAACCTTTTAACATTAATTTGTTTAATCTTATAAATTAGAAATCTGATTTTGAAACtctttttttggttaattttaagACTAAAATATCCTTCAAAGATTAATTTTAGAAATgttaaaataactttttaggattaataattttgtttacctaatattataaataaaatttgaatttatgtttttaaaaaaatatactatttttattaattgaaaaacTAAAATGCCACTTTTAGGATTAAGgttctaataaaattatatattagaaatcataatttaacgataaaagactaaaataactttttgatattaattttaaaaagatgaaaatgtCGCTTAAGATTAATtatgaaaagaataaaattcGCTTTTAGAATTGAGGTTGTATGACTAATTtgtattcaaaaataaatttaaatttaactttaaaaagactaaaatattcatttagttaattttaaatagaCAAATATGTCTATTTAGATTGGAGTTGTTTAATTGTATTAGATATTAGAAATTTggattgtatttaaaaaaaacgatAAAATGATACTTTGTTTAAtgttaaaatgattaaaatactactatcaatattaattttaaaaattctaaaataccatttagaattaacgttaaaatgaattaaaaataaaaatatttggatttaattcaaaaaaaattaaaatatccttaaagtaaattaaaaagactaaaatatctCATTTAGGATTAATATAAAGATTGAAATATCTTTTTAGGATTAaatttctttaattaaaaataaaaaatttcaatttcgtttaaaagattaaaatacgCTTCTAACTAATTAACAATTGCATGTACTCAGAAGTGAACAAATAACTTTCCTTTTTTTGGTTCGAAAGTCAGCAGAATATAACTAAGATGGAAAAAAAATGAACAGCATATGGTAGAGTAAGTGGGCAAATATTCCTTCttattaatgaataattttaagaTCCAGAACTCGATATTGAATAATTAGGTAAAggatattaaataaaataaagaatcaaattttattttttaaaaataattgaaaagcTAGTAAGAGTATCTCCTTTTATATTGAGAACAACGAAGGGAGGAACACACAATATatgcatatattatatatacatagcaTATACACTGAACATATAAAGTAGTGATGAAAAGTAAACATGGGACAGCACAGGATCTTATCAAATTATTCATCTTGCAAATTAAAGAGCTTCTGATTACGATAAGGCTACGAATATCTATTTCGAGgagtgctacacatacaagtcatttGATGTACGAGTCATATAAGTTAGGAGAAACTTAATAAAAAGTACGTTCGTCCATATACGATTTTCATGACGTGTTTCGcattcctccttctcctcctttttcttctcctacTTTTCTTCGtcttcctccatgaaaacgAGTTTCTTATCAAATTTGTTCGATCTCCTTTCGTGCGTTCTCTCTTTGCATTTTCATTCGTTGTTTTATCTGCGTTTATCATTGGTATTCTTGCTtcgttttttttcgattttcatgatttctgaaatcaagctttgaaatcgtgttgaagataatgaaacttcagaaatacacccaaacgattataaaaatacacccaaccgATTACAGAAATGCACCCAAGcagttacagaaatacacccaaacggttacaggaattcacccaaacgattatagaaatacactcaaaggattacaaaaatacacccaaaggatttaaaatacacccaaaattcgttgaagtataccttatgcataattcagaactctttctttttcttctcctcatcttctgctgcttcttcttcttcattttcttattttatattctcataattctttttgggaggaaaaaatcaaacaaaaaaaatacataatgttcgttgcaaaatcaaaagaagaacgAGGAGAAACacgatgatgaagatgaaacacttcaaaaacaaagaagaagaagaagagacacggaaaaagaagaagaaggaaaagaaaaagagaagacatgaaaaaaaaaagaagaaaaaataaatgacttgtatgacTTGTATGAGAAACGTTTATATGTGGAGAAttatttcacataaaaataagaaacaaaatattaaaataaaaagtcatGCAATATTTAAAGATCATCATGTGATAGTGTTACATAAATAAGATTTtcatattaactaattaactcCAATCAAATTAGCCAATATTTTATTAACCTAATCAAAACGACTCACAAAACATACACataaattttacatattttaacaacgcacttctttttcttttcctcacTTCTTTAATATTAGGGAGGAGAGCAtatacaaaacaagaaacaaaatattaaaataaaaggtCATGCAATATTTAAAGATTATATAGTAGTATTAGGTgaataaatttttgttgttaACTACGTTAAATCAAATTAGTCAATATGTTATTAGCCTAATCAAAATGATTTCGTACAAAACTTGCACATAAATTTTACATACTTTAATAACGCACCACTTCTTATTCTAACGCTacgttttttttcttctattgtcGTATTTTGTATTCTTCTCCTTTTTGAAGATAAACATAGAATagctatattaaaaaaaataaaaaacataaaaatatttaactgtaaaatacatatatttttattatacaaaCACAGAGATTTTCATTTTCtgatgcatttttttcttctttgctgctgttttttttttctcttctttgttgttataattgttttttttttctattttgttattttttttaaaaaaagtcaaactgctgaattaaaaaaaaaagaaaaatgagacaaaaaaaaaaagacacgtacaaaagaagaacaataaaaaaaaaaaaacaaaagggaaaaagaaaaaagaaaaagaaaaacgcaAGAAGCATGTGTgtgaagaagataaaaagaagaaaataattgtACTTAACcgaatttaattacaaattaacaaGTTCATATAGCGTTTTCGAAATTAACATGGTGATAGAATTCGAACTTGCACTTCTAACTCTCGTATAATTAAACCAAATTCCTCCTgcataaatatgaaaaattaattttaccaaaatatcATGCATGTGAGTAAGATATTATCCACATACAATTGGTTTAATTTTTCTTAGAAGTTTGGTGGTGTTACCTTAGTAAACAAAGATAAATCAAATACTAGTGGTTTCTCTTATACCCATCTTAATAATCAAAGCTAAAAAATctattattatttcaattagAGACTTCGAATTTTAACTTAGTGGGAGAGTTCATTATGAATTGAAAGCACTTCAATATTGTGATtagaatcaaataaaaaaatgagtaatACTACATGTACAAATAATTTTGATATGATAAAATACTGttttaatctttaatatttaagttaagttttaattttattcctaacgtttcaaatgttatttttttattctaaacattttatttcattttattttaattttttggtcaaaattaaaatcttttttttttcaaaaataccatTTCTTCCATTATAATTTTCTTCTAAATAATGACAAAAATCACAACTGTAGTGACATAATAGTTGTTGTATtgatttgaaagagaaaataataaaaaaaaataagataacaatagagaaaaaaagatatttttaaaattaaaaaaaattgactaaagaattaaaataagacaaaataaaatatttgtgatgaaaataaaatattttaatgttagaaataaaattaggaATTAGTCTAAAAATTAAAGACTAAAACAGTATTTTATAtatgataatataaaatattagagaaaCTAACATATATAGTAGTTCAtggtaaataaaataattcaattgaaatatatattacatataaCTCTGATCGTACGTTGTGATGAGatatagaaaattagaaatgtgACTTGTATAGGTATTCGATAAGTATGTGTTTGGATTTCAGTTTGTAAAtgagaatttaaataaaattgattttgtaaatttgattttgataaaaagcAAATTTGTATTAATGTGATTTATATTTGGTAATCTTTAAATCAAAatggattatagtaaaataaatgtggATTATATTACTGTTACGTtaggtaaccggagattgaTGGACTGGACTCGTGaggttggcccaatcgtctTGGGAAGAAGACCTTCAAGCTTTCTTCCGCATTCGAGACCTTCGTCCGACTTGTATTCGAAGGAAGGAGAAGGGGGTAATACCTGTAAAGACACTCTGATGCCTAAGTCAGTAAGGGTCTAAGCAAGTTTAGAGAGTATGGGAACTTAGAAATACTTGAGGGTTGTCAGTATacttatagtggtgaacccataactaccgttggagtagttccaccttttaaggaggataaccgtccctttatcttagggaggttaagattGGACTTCTgaaagtgggttgagagattttagaggcagttacttatttgaataagtgttattGCCAACTAATCTGACTTCCGACTTCCTTTTAGTGAAGTTTGCGTAGAATCCGACCTCTTGGATGGAGGTCGGTTGCGAGGGGAGGCCAATCTATGGATTGGGCCTCTCTGTTTTATTTGGTTCTGGATCTCAGTGAGTTAGAGTATGAACAAttacttaaaattatttttagatgaaaaattattaaaagagatatcaatttaaataatattttatattatcctattattttactttatatttgaAAAGATCTTATTATGAGACATTATTTtggaataaaattaatatttacttactaaattaaaataaaatataaaaattgacaaaatattaaaaatactaataaatatcaaattaaaagataaaactctaataaaatacataagaaatatcataaaaaaatttagatgaactaaaaaataataagaaataataatatacatgCATGAAAAagcaaaacactaaaaaaatatttatcatataaataaaacaatctgataaaaaacataaaaatcaaaatatgaaagagagtactaaaaataataaaaaaataaaatatttacctTACCGTGATCGAAACAAATCtgaaaaattttgatgaaaaaaaaaattggaacagAAGAACATACACAAAGAATTACTGTGAAAATTATATGGTTACTTGCATcctttttatagaagaaaatgaagggtagagttggtaaaaaaataaaaaacataaaaattaaaatatgaaagagagtattaaaaataataaaaaaattaaaatatttacctTAACgtgattgaaataaatctaaaagattttaatgaaaaaaaattgaaacgaAGAACACACAAAAAATTACTGTGAAAgttggaaaagtataggtagacaatgaaaatattaaacaatgtgaacaatgaaTATATTGGATGTTCATTTCACTAGGTGTGCAgatggttattctaatattaaaatttaggtgAGTAATTTAGAAGTGTAGTATGTTTGATTTGATTGGTGGTTGTTTATGTTGTTCAAAAAAGTTATTGATTACCTAGAATTATCCATAAAAGTTATATGGTTATTTGCATcctttttatagaagaaaataaggatagagttggtaaaaaaaaaaagaataaatttttaatctaatttttcaattgtaatcaatttttttctaccTAAATACAGAAGCTAAAGTTTTTTGTTTTACATAAATGTATGTTGAGAGGTGAAAACAATTCTAAATTCAAGATTTTATAACgttaccaaacataaaaatagaaCTTTTAAGACGCTCAAAAGACTTCTCTCTTCCCTAACATAAATTTCAAACACATCCTAAGTTATATAATTCTTGGCATTGATGTATGTTGTGACTATTTTTGGTTACTTTTAAAATTGTACGTGGTCATTAAGATAATCGGGTATACATGtatgtaaaagaaaatgaatgtaATAATAACGGTGCAACAAAGTCTAATTGTATCTCATATAGCATGCACAACATATCCTTGTGCATTATTCTTAAATCctaaaatatgttaaaatttatactagatttaaacaaaaagaatttgcataataaaaattatgtaCTTAATAGACTATATTTTTGAGTAAATATCATAATGGTTTTTAAGATTTacgtaattatttaatttaatttttgagatTCCAATTCTACTATTATAGTCTTTTAGATAGAGTTCCAAATATCATAGTGGTCCCTGAACATGTTTTTAGTAGTGAGTTAGCAGTCGCAACGTTGACGCGTCATGACTTGCTACGCTGAAATGAGAAAAAATGTTGCCGTTTAAGTTTGGCGCCCATTTTGGCAAAAACGACGCCATTCAAGTCAAATTAAGCATGTAAAACGGTTTTGATCAAACACCTTCACTTTACTCATCTTCTCCACTTCCACTCTCCCTTCTTGCTAAAGAAAACCGAAGATTTATCAAAACTAACTACTTGTCCGCTAACTTTCTCGTAAATATATATGTAGTGTTTGAAGTAGGTTTTGGCAAGCTTTATATGTAACTCTgctaaataggatagaattatctgcaaaaaataaatgattaatCTTCGGACACCTGTGTTTTAGTCTCAAGCCTAAAATCTCTAGTCTTTGTTCTCCTTTGTGGAGCAGATGTGAGAGTCCCTCTACATAAAACAAGGAAAGGTAGGGTGATAGCAGGTCACCTTGCCATAACCCTCTACATGATTTGAAAAAACCATAAGGTTGTCCATCCACAGTAACAGAATACGATACTATAGTCACTAGCTCCTTGATCAAGTCCACCCACTTATCACAGAATCCCAGCTTCTTCATAACTACCCATAGAAAACTCCATTCCACTCTGCCATAAGCTTTATTCATATCTAGCGTCAAAGCAAGGTCATTTTCACCAAACCTCTTATTTTTCAGAAAGTGCATAAATTCATGGGCTATTATAACATTATCACTGATTAAATGCCCTTTAATAAACGCACTCTGATTGTCACTAATCACTTTGTTGATCATCAGTTGTATTCTATGAACTAAAATCTTAGAGATTATCTTATAGAAAATACTGCTAAGACTTATTGGCCTGACTTGCTTCATAGTAGTGGTATTCGGTACTTTAGTAATTAAATAGATATGTGTATGATTGAAGACTTTTAAAAGTTTACCTCCTGAAAAAAAATTCCGAACTGCAAAATTAAATCTGCTTTGATATTCTcccaaaaaattgaaaaatttggcCATCAAATCATCGTCATCCGAGGCTTGAGGATTTATTAAGAATACAACCGCTTTGATTTCTTTATCTGTAACGGGCCTGGTGAGAGAATGATTGGTTGCTGGATTAATTTTTGAAGTCATCCCTTCAATTTCTTCAATCGGTTCCCCTGGATTAGAGGATGTGAATAATGTTTCAAAGTAGTGTTATGCTATAGTAGCTATACCTTCTACTTCATCTAACCGATTATGCTTGAATTAATCAATTTTGTTCCACTTTTATTTCACTCGATCCCGTGATACATTTTGTTGAGTAATTTAAGGTCCAATAGGAAACAACGACTAGGTAGAAGTGGAATGAAGCATGAAAAATGGGATATTTcatgaagaaaataaaggagaagcacacactCCAGTATGTGTACGCACACCTTtccgtgcatacgcacaagatGAATTTCAgctagtgtgcgtacgcacagggtcATGAcgcgtgacttcattaaaaaatcacatGGCTCGCAATTTTGAGGGCCTCTTAGCTCAATTTTTGGAGTTCCTGAAGCTGAAATAGGAGCTATATCAAAGGGGCAATACGGCATATGAAGAGGAGCACCATTACACACCATATCAGATAGTTTTAGTTAGGTTTAGCGTAGTTTTAGAAAATTCTCTCCTAGGATTTAATTAGGTTTATAGTAGAACTTTGCATTCTCAATTTTTATCTTGGATTATAGCTTATTCCTATTGTAAGTAATCTGTACCTCTCTCTTTAATTACACTACATTTACTCTCACTCTCTTATAATAGAAgttattttgttaatatatcCAATTTTGATTTCTTGAGGTTTTGgttaatgaatttgatgttttatgAATTATATATGCTTGATTAAGTTGCTATTATTGATTTTGTGCGTAGTTTGCGTTCATACACTGGTCCGAGCTACAAGGCCCGACTTGGCCTAAAGCAGATGGACCGACCTCTTGGAAGGTTGGTCCATTACCGACCTCTTTAGAAAGAGTTTGGAAGATCGCAACAGAGGCCCAAGCAGGCCTAAAACAAAGAATCACCACCCACCAGAAGGCGGTTAACCAAAAGATAAAGACCTTCtccacaaaagataagataagcaACTTATCTCAAAGAAAGATCATCAAGcattactataaatacactgaagtacccaggtataactcataccccaattctacaaaaaacctgcctaaagcccgtactgacttaagcatcgaagtttcttgcaggtaccaccacccttcaGTGATCGAGGACCAACAGCATCTCCTACGTCAACAAGTCAGACGCGGCAGCCCAGTTCAGATctgaagatctcatccgagatcgacctctctatttcaggtaaccctcgaaacattggcgcTGTTGTCGGGTagcctggaagtcatcccatcaccatggcaaGCAACCCTGCCAACGACCACAACTCTGGTTTAGAGGAAGGAACGCCGCTTAAGAACACGGATGCCACATCAAAGGATACACCTCACTCCAAGAAAGACAAGCAACGCCCAAACACGAAAATTTTAGATGTCATCCGTGAATAGCAGGATTGCCTCAAACAGCTCGAACAAGAAGTCGAACGGCAGCGAGAGGCCGAGCAAGATCTCCAGAGAGAAACAAGACGGCATCGAGAGTTGGAAGACAAGCtcttaaaactcgaagccgaccTCAAAACTAAAACCACTTAGTCCAACCGCGAAGATAGCCCCCACAAGGACCAAGACCCGTTCACGAAGGAAATCATGAAGGCTAAAGTCTCGAAAGACTTCAAAGCCCCTGACATGACCCCATACGATGGTGCGCCTGACCCAAAttatcatctcagcaactttaAAAGTTGGATGTACCTCACGGAAGCCTCGGACGTGAcccgttgcaaagcctttccgtCCACCTTGACCAAGATGGCAataaagtggttcgacagcctgCCTCCAAGATCGATCGCAAGCTTCTACGACCTTCCCAAAAAGTTCCTCGCCAAGTTCTCCATTCATAGGGATAAAGCCAAACACGCTCCAAGCCTACTGAGAATTAAACAAAGAGATCGAGAAAGCCTCCGCAGCTACATGAAAAGATTCAATAAAGCATACCTTGACATACAAAATCTCCCTACAGAAGCAAccatcatgggactcatcaatggcctatgAGAAGGGCCCTTTATCCACTCCATATCCAAGAAACATCcaacatctctgaacgaggtacAAGAATGggcagaaaagtacatcaacatggaggagaactcccgattaggagaaacctcaaaagCCGGATTTTCCTACCCACctcgggataaggataaagaatCCAGGAAAAAAGAAGACCAATCTGCAGAGAAACCcagaaaataccacaattataccCCTCTTCGGGTAACCTTTATGGATGTTTACcgagaaatatgcaacactgaAAAGATCCCACTCCTCGCCAGATTAAACACAAGAGAAGAGGAAGTCGGACAGAGTGTTACGAATACCACCAAATCTATGGGGACCCTACCAATGAGTGCTACGACctgaagaatgtcatagaaaaactgACGCGAGAAGGGAGACTAGATCGGTTCCTTGCCAACAGAGTGGATGAaccaaaaaagagaagaagggacGAAGAGGGCGGACGAGCCGAACATCCCCATCACACCCCTGaaagacatgttcacatgatcAAAGGAGGATTCGCACGAGGAGAGATCTTTAAGTCATCCCACAAAAGATACCTTAAAGAGATGTACCATGTCAGAGAAGGGGACAGGTCACCCAACATCGCCACTATCACCTTCACTCAAGAAGACGCCACAGGCATCATCCTTGGGGATGATGACCCCGTGATCGTTACCATCATATTAGCCAATGCCAACCTCCACCAAACATTGGTTGACCAAGGAAGCTTTGCGGATATCCTATTCAAATCTGCCTTCAACAAGCTTGGCCTAcaagaaaaagagctcagagcatatccaaaTAGCCTATTTGGGCTTGGAGACACCCCAATTCAGCCATTTGGGTACATCTCACTACAcacaaccttcggaaaaggaACGCGATCTAGAATGCTAAGCATAGATTACATCGTAGTCGACGTGAGCTCCGCGTACAACGCCCTCACAGGATGGACAACGCTAAATCAGCTCGCCGCAGTGGTCTCCACTCTGCACctatgcatgaagtttccaATTCCAGAAGGGATCGCCACCATAAATGGAGGCCAAAAACTCGTGCAACGCTGTTACAACAAAAGTCTGAACCTTAAAGGAGACCACAGAGGAAAAGAAACCAACACTATTAAACTCGGGGGAACCCAGACTCGCGAAGAACTTCGTCCTCAACCAGAAGGCAAGATCGAAGATGTCCAAGTCGAAGATACCCAAGATAAAACAACGAACATAGGTGCAAACCTAAAAGAAGACTTAAAGGAGCTACTGATAAAATTCCTAAAGGAGAATTCCGACATGTTTGCATGGAAAGCCGCAGATATGCCCGACATAGATCCCAGCTTAATATGTCACAAACTGGCAGTGTACCCCGAATCTTGACCAGTGCAACAGAGGCACAGAAAGCTCGGCCCAGAAAGATCGCAAGCCGTGGAAGAACAGGTATAGGCcttactagaggcagggttcataagggaggttAAGCACTCATTATAGCTGGCCAATGTCATACTGGTCAAAAAGTCAAATGGaaagtggcggatgtgcactAATTACACCGacttcaacaaagcctgcccaaaagatccttatcctctCCCGAATATGGATACCCTAGTCGACGCCTCATCAGGATACCAGTACCTTTCCTTCATGGACGCTTACTCGGGGTACAACCAAATCTCAATGTATCAACtggaccaagagaaaacctcattcct from Arachis duranensis cultivar V14167 chromosome 4, aradu.V14167.gnm2.J7QH, whole genome shotgun sequence encodes:
- the LOC107483734 gene encoding B3 domain-containing protein At2g33720-like translates to MLHQITNPNLLHISLELSLISSSFQQSKATNHGGSRNLKARKEPNQRNPKKSCFTRWGCSTSLELYDNPWKIKKKLTTSDLGKLNRLLFGSNLLENLMVPVLSMEAQREASCGMGTPIRVWDVDTMSMHYLILKRWASFKSYVLIGKWNKEFVRRRELKKGDVVGLHWDSYRQCFNFSVLKHAGDRY